From Bacillota bacterium, one genomic window encodes:
- the glnA gene encoding type I glutamate--ammonia ligase, whose translation MPGLTKEDVLRKAEELNVKFVHLQFTDILGVIKNVAIPVEQLGRALDGEIMFDGSAIEGFVRIEESDMYLRPDPSTFVTFPWNGQDAVTARLICDIYNPDGTPFEGCPRHTLKKVLAEAEEMGFTFVAGPEPEFFLFTRDEQGTPTTKTHDQASYFDLAPLDRGERARQDMVVTLQKMGFEIETSHHEVAPGQHEIDFKYTYGLTTADNVATFRFVVRTVALAHNLHATFMPKPVFGINGSGMHTHQSLFRGAENAFYDPRTPNGLSEVALYYIGGLMKHARGFTAITNPIINSYKRLVPGYEAPVYIAWSERNRSPLIRIPAARGKNTRIELRSPDPSCNPYLALAVTLKAGLDGIKNKILPPEPINLNLYGLSPAERKAMGIESLPGSIVEAIECLRADEVITDTLGPHIVTRFIEAKEIEWDIYRTQVHPWEIEQYLNVF comes from the coding sequence ATGCCAGGTCTCACCAAAGAAGACGTGCTCAGGAAGGCGGAAGAGCTCAATGTGAAATTCGTCCATCTCCAATTCACTGATATCCTCGGTGTCATAAAGAACGTCGCGATTCCCGTGGAGCAACTCGGCAGGGCGCTCGATGGCGAGATCATGTTCGACGGGTCAGCCATCGAAGGCTTCGTGCGCATCGAAGAATCCGATATGTACCTGCGGCCGGATCCTTCTACTTTCGTGACGTTTCCTTGGAACGGCCAGGACGCGGTCACGGCCAGGCTCATCTGCGACATCTACAACCCCGACGGCACGCCGTTCGAGGGGTGCCCGCGGCATACGTTGAAGAAAGTCTTGGCCGAAGCGGAGGAGATGGGGTTTACCTTCGTGGCCGGTCCTGAGCCGGAGTTCTTCCTGTTTACCAGGGATGAACAGGGCACGCCGACCACGAAAACCCACGACCAGGCAAGCTACTTCGATCTTGCCCCCCTCGATCGCGGCGAGCGGGCACGTCAGGACATGGTCGTGACCCTTCAGAAGATGGGGTTCGAGATCGAGACCTCCCATCACGAGGTGGCTCCCGGGCAACACGAGATCGACTTCAAGTACACGTACGGCCTCACCACGGCCGACAACGTCGCCACGTTCCGTTTCGTAGTGAGAACCGTGGCTCTCGCCCACAACCTCCACGCGACCTTCATGCCGAAGCCTGTTTTCGGAATCAACGGTTCGGGAATGCACACTCATCAGTCTCTCTTTAGAGGCGCCGAGAACGCGTTCTACGATCCGAGGACCCCGAATGGGCTTTCCGAAGTCGCGCTGTACTACATTGGAGGTCTCATGAAGCACGCCAGAGGCTTCACGGCCATCACTAATCCCATCATCAACTCGTACAAGAGGCTTGTTCCCGGATATGAGGCACCCGTGTACATCGCCTGGTCGGAGAGGAACAGGAGCCCGCTCATCAGGATTCCGGCCGCTCGAGGAAAGAACACGAGAATCGAGCTAAGGAGCCCCGACCCGTCGTGCAACCCATACCTGGCGCTCGCGGTCACTCTGAAGGCCGGACTCGACGGGATAAAGAACAAGATCCTTCCGCCGGAGCCGATCAACCTCAACCTTTACGGGCTATCTCCCGCTGAACGAAAGGCAATGGGCATCGAGAGCTTGCCTGGCAGCATCGTGGAGGCGATCGAATGCCTCAGGGCTGACGAGGTCATCACCGATACCCTCGGACCGCACATTGTCACGAGGTTCATCGAGGCCAAGGAGATCGAGTGGGACATCTACCGCACGCAGGTGCACCCTTGGGAGATCGAGCAGTACCTGAACGTGTTCTGA